A window of Deltaproteobacteria bacterium contains these coding sequences:
- a CDS encoding four helix bundle suffix domain-containing protein: MAPETAANALICLVHQTNFLLDRQLQHLEKRFLEGGGFTEKLYRSRHKARNRP; this comes from the coding sequence CTGGCACCCGAGACCGCGGCCAACGCCCTCATATGCCTGGTTCACCAGACGAACTTTCTCTTGGATAGGCAATTACAGCATCTTGAAAAGCGGTTCCTGGAAGGGGGTGGTTTTACCGAGAAACTGTACCGATCCAGACATAAAGCACGCAATCGTCCCTGA
- a CDS encoding electron transfer flavoprotein subunit beta/FixA family protein produces MNILVCFKAAPQVEMLIDEDWIVDEKLRVDTSFVKSALSTCDESALEIALRLLDGSGAPVESVTLSTLTVDDGSATAILKTLYALRFTKAVRIEPREDLHFKPLAISAIVSQYVLHHAPQDAVLFGGQSDIGQNSKTPMLVAEMLGWPCVSQAIQIERAGEGRLRVTSRTDDGNIRQRIRTPCVISVGDAPCTSLRVPTLRDRLQYGKKTVDVLSADEFRLPVETETPTDLEVLHHARAGVVIQGGGPAEKARVLYEEHLKPVLFRE; encoded by the coding sequence ATGAACATCCTGGTGTGTTTCAAAGCGGCACCCCAAGTAGAAATGCTCATTGACGAGGATTGGATTGTCGATGAAAAACTGCGTGTAGACACGAGTTTCGTAAAGAGCGCTTTAAGCACCTGCGACGAGAGTGCACTGGAGATTGCCCTGAGGCTGCTGGACGGGTCCGGAGCACCGGTGGAAAGCGTCACACTCAGCACCCTGACGGTGGATGACGGCAGTGCAACGGCGATTTTGAAAACGCTTTATGCCCTCCGCTTTACGAAGGCTGTGCGCATTGAACCCCGTGAGGATCTCCACTTCAAACCTCTGGCAATTTCCGCCATCGTCAGCCAATACGTCCTGCACCACGCTCCCCAGGATGCGGTGCTGTTTGGGGGTCAAAGCGATATCGGCCAAAACTCAAAAACACCCATGCTGGTGGCGGAAATGCTGGGATGGCCCTGTGTTTCCCAGGCAATTCAGATAGAACGGGCGGGCGAAGGCCGCCTGAGGGTTACCAGCAGGACGGATGACGGGAACATCCGGCAACGGATACGCACGCCCTGCGTGATTTCGGTGGGGGATGCCCCCTGCACCAGCCTGAGAGTCCCGACGCTCAGGGACCGCCTGCAATACGGTAAAAAGACCGTTGACGTTCTATCTGCGGATGAATTCCGGTTACCTGTGGAAACCGAAACGCCCACGGATCTCGAGGTTCTTCACCATGCCAGGGCCGGTGTTGTCATCCAGGGCGGGGGGCCGGCCGAAAAAGCCAGGGTGCTGTATGAGGAGCATCTGAAGCCGGTGTTGTTCCGGGAATAA
- a CDS encoding FAD-binding protein, producing MRFKCILNGCSTRIKTQAEELNGFIAAFLEPYAGNGSTLLFYAGKEKPDGLLDLAPTKQAELVRIDRYQPEKILEALERIEDHGDTDLYLFTSGFAGSELAVRWAFRRKGSSLVQVKAIDYREGRLSAKKTVYVDHVMATFRLDRRPFCLSFARGCVDRLPVKSQVAGKVVEYDFTDLKDDRFVDASQPIFSKQADPFENKKVLVVGGRGLQSRDEVQDLQNTADAMGAAFGISRPVALNAWGAMDRLIGVSGTIAKPELCIAAGVSGAAAFYAGIENSKVIIAINTDPHARILRTADVVIIDDCKAVMAEVLKMYRLDAGSGPPE from the coding sequence TTGAGATTCAAATGCATCTTAAACGGATGCTCAACCCGTATCAAAACGCAGGCCGAAGAGCTCAACGGTTTCATAGCGGCCTTTCTAGAGCCGTATGCCGGGAACGGCAGTACCCTGCTTTTTTATGCGGGCAAGGAAAAACCGGACGGGCTGTTGGACCTCGCACCCACGAAACAGGCCGAACTGGTTCGTATCGACCGTTACCAGCCTGAAAAGATCCTGGAAGCGCTCGAACGCATTGAAGACCACGGCGATACGGACCTGTACCTGTTTACCAGCGGTTTTGCCGGTTCCGAGCTGGCAGTCCGTTGGGCCTTCCGCCGGAAAGGCTCCTCCCTTGTCCAGGTGAAAGCGATCGACTACCGGGAGGGTCGGTTAAGCGCCAAAAAGACCGTTTATGTCGACCATGTCATGGCAACCTTCAGGCTGGATCGCCGACCTTTCTGCCTTTCTTTTGCCAGAGGGTGTGTGGACAGGCTCCCGGTCAAGTCCCAGGTCGCCGGAAAGGTAGTCGAATACGATTTCACCGATTTAAAAGACGACAGGTTTGTAGACGCGTCACAACCGATTTTTTCCAAACAGGCCGATCCGTTTGAAAATAAAAAGGTGCTCGTCGTGGGCGGCAGAGGACTGCAGAGCAGGGATGAGGTTCAAGACCTGCAAAACACGGCCGATGCCATGGGCGCGGCGTTCGGGATCAGCCGGCCGGTGGCTCTGAATGCCTGGGGGGCCATGGACCGGCTGATCGGCGTATCCGGGACGATTGCCAAACCGGAGCTGTGTATCGCTGCCGGCGTGTCGGGTGCCGCCGCTTTTTATGCGGGGATTGAAAACAGCAAGGTCATCATTGCCATCAACACAGACCCGCATGCCCGCATCCTCAGGACAGCCGATGTGGTCATCATAGACGATTGCAAGGCTGTTATGGCTGAGGTGCTGAAGATGTACAGGCTTGACGCCGGCAGCGGGCCGCCGGAATAG
- a CDS encoding SDR family oxidoreductase, with product MDIQDFSMDFFSLRGKNAVVTGGNTGLGSAFALALAKAGANLFIPSILAGDGATRGLIEAEGVDYEFLQIDIAGNGAPRAIIETCVDRLGSIDILVNSAGVSILCEVEKFGREQWDKMVSVNLTAAFELAFEATRFMIPQKSGKIINICSLFSFLGGQWSPAYAATKHGLAGFTKAYCDELAQHNIQVNGIAPGYYATAITERTRKDPDANRRVLEHIPANRWGETMDLMGTTVFLASRASDYVNGHILVVDGGYLVR from the coding sequence ATGGACATCCAGGATTTTTCCATGGACTTTTTCTCACTGCGGGGAAAAAATGCCGTTGTCACCGGCGGCAACACCGGCTTGGGCAGTGCCTTTGCCCTGGCCCTGGCCAAGGCGGGAGCCAATCTGTTCATTCCCAGCATTTTGGCGGGCGACGGCGCGACACGCGGCCTGATAGAGGCCGAAGGCGTCGACTATGAATTCCTGCAGATCGACATTGCCGGGAACGGGGCCCCCAGGGCCATCATCGAAACCTGTGTCGACAGGCTGGGGTCCATAGACATCCTGGTGAACAGCGCCGGGGTTTCCATCCTTTGCGAGGTGGAAAAATTCGGCCGCGAGCAGTGGGACAAGATGGTGAGCGTCAACCTGACCGCGGCCTTTGAACTCGCTTTTGAGGCCACCCGGTTCATGATCCCTCAGAAAAGCGGCAAAATCATCAATATCTGTTCCCTGTTCTCCTTTCTGGGCGGTCAGTGGTCCCCGGCCTACGCCGCCACCAAGCACGGCCTGGCGGGTTTCACCAAGGCCTATTGCGACGAGCTCGCCCAGCACAACATTCAGGTGAACGGCATTGCGCCGGGGTATTACGCTACCGCCATTACCGAGAGGACCCGGAAAGATCCGGATGCCAACCGCAGGGTGTTGGAGCACATCCCCGCCAACCGCTGGGGGGAGACCATGGACCTGATGGGCACGACTGTTTTTCTGGCGAGCAGGGCCTCGGACTACGTCAACGGCCACATACTGGTAGTGGACGGCGGTTATCTGGTGCGCTGA
- a CDS encoding sugar kinase → MQKKFLIGIDGGTQSSKVIIFDLEGNIVSQGKEDLRPMFMPEPGVAEHPGDDLWDSIKAASRQALERFPEDPGSILGLGLCTIRCCRACLKKDGSLASPVLNWMDLRLASPYEHNDPAVGYVTTSSGYITHRLTGRFTDTAANYEGMWPIDKDTWRWSEEPGVLARFNLPGEFLFDLVMPGAILGYVTAKASRQTGIPAGIPVVATANDKAVEALGAGLLPGKTGLVSLGTYIGGMVFGERNVQEARSFFANMAAIPGRYLYESGGIRQGMWTVSWFRNLFGEGLAEEARQKGVSAEEVLNREAGQIPAGSDGLMTVPEWLAPPDKPFKKGAMIGFHAGHTRAHLYRSILESIALTMKNHMDAMGGELNRELERIIVSGGGSSGDLFMQIFADVFNLPAVRNRVNGAAGLGAAICAAVATEAYPSFEAAIEAMVKVEDAFYPVAENVSMYAAMNDRVYRHITRFTDSVLQKAYSIFNL, encoded by the coding sequence ATGCAGAAGAAATTCCTTATCGGCATAGACGGAGGCACCCAGAGCTCGAAAGTCATCATCTTCGATCTCGAGGGCAACATCGTCTCCCAGGGCAAAGAGGACCTGCGGCCCATGTTCATGCCCGAGCCCGGGGTGGCCGAACACCCGGGCGACGACCTGTGGGATTCGATCAAGGCGGCGAGCCGTCAGGCCCTGGAGCGGTTCCCGGAGGACCCCGGTTCGATTCTGGGACTGGGGCTTTGCACGATCAGATGCTGCCGTGCCTGTCTGAAGAAAGACGGCAGCCTGGCTTCGCCGGTTCTGAACTGGATGGATTTGCGCCTGGCCAGCCCATATGAGCACAACGACCCCGCGGTCGGCTATGTTACCACCAGTTCCGGTTACATCACCCATCGCCTGACCGGCCGCTTCACGGACACCGCCGCCAATTATGAGGGCATGTGGCCCATCGACAAGGACACCTGGCGATGGAGCGAAGAGCCCGGGGTTCTGGCAAGATTCAACCTGCCCGGAGAATTTCTTTTCGATCTCGTCATGCCCGGCGCCATCCTGGGGTATGTAACCGCGAAAGCCTCCCGGCAGACGGGCATTCCCGCGGGAATTCCGGTGGTGGCCACCGCCAATGACAAGGCGGTCGAAGCCCTGGGCGCGGGATTGCTCCCGGGAAAAACGGGCCTGGTGTCGCTGGGCACCTATATCGGCGGTATGGTGTTCGGCGAACGCAACGTCCAAGAGGCCCGCTCTTTTTTTGCCAACATGGCCGCGATTCCCGGCCGCTACCTGTACGAAAGCGGCGGCATTCGGCAGGGTATGTGGACGGTAAGCTGGTTCAGGAACCTGTTCGGCGAGGGGCTTGCCGAAGAAGCCCGCCAGAAGGGCGTTTCTGCGGAAGAGGTTCTGAACCGGGAAGCCGGGCAGATCCCAGCGGGCAGTGACGGACTGATGACGGTTCCGGAGTGGCTGGCGCCACCGGACAAGCCGTTCAAGAAAGGGGCCATGATCGGCTTCCATGCCGGGCACACCCGGGCGCACCTATACCGTTCCATCCTCGAATCCATTGCCTTGACCATGAAGAACCACATGGATGCCATGGGCGGGGAACTGAACAGAGAGCTGGAGCGGATCATCGTTTCCGGCGGCGGTTCCAGCGGCGATCTCTTCATGCAGATCTTTGCCGATGTGTTCAACCTGCCTGCGGTGAGAAACAGGGTCAACGGCGCCGCCGGGCTGGGTGCGGCCATTTGCGCGGCCGTGGCCACGGAGGCTTACCCCTCCTTTGAGGCCGCCATCGAAGCCATGGTAAAAGTTGAAGACGCCTTTTACCCGGTTGCTGAAAACGTTTCCATGTATGCGGCCATGAACGACCGTGTCTACCGGCACATAACCCGCTTTACCGACAGCGTTTTGCAAAAAGCGTATTCCATATTCAACCTGTAA
- a CDS encoding FAD-binding oxidoreductase, whose translation MALTRKEIVAALVEIVGESQVITDEQVLKESSVDRFRRFEALHGVYRLPLPTAVVNVFSTQEVAAVIRFAHENNVCVVPRTGHTATEGGLETVLENTIVIDGSGMNKIVDIDPANMQATAQCGVPLQVLDDCLREKGYTTGHSPQSKPIAQMGGLVATRSIGQFSTMYGGIEEMVVGLEAVFPDGGVTRIKNVPRRAAGPDIRHVIIGNEGALCYITEVTVKIYKYFPENNRFLGYTLDNMKTGFDILREVMINGYRPSVARLYDVEDGAYHFSHFAAGKCVLIFVAEGVKPLADATAAAIEEIVAGYDECKPVAGKLIERWFAHLNWDPADLAREKTEIIETKNICNTTEISGNWSIINDIYEVCMERVKNEIPDLTLLGAHSSHSYLNGTNLYFVYFYNVVDCRPEEELTKYHLPIKKIIVEETIKAGGSMCHHHGVGKHRTPWIEKEYGSSYYILKTLKKAFDPHGIMNPGTIVPVTDR comes from the coding sequence ATGGCTTTAACCAGAAAAGAGATTGTGGCGGCGCTTGTCGAGATCGTCGGCGAGAGTCAGGTCATCACGGACGAGCAGGTGCTGAAGGAGAGCAGCGTTGACCGGTTTCGGCGCTTCGAAGCGTTACACGGTGTTTACCGGCTGCCGCTGCCGACAGCGGTGGTGAATGTTTTCAGCACACAGGAGGTGGCTGCCGTTATTCGCTTTGCCCATGAAAACAACGTCTGCGTCGTACCGCGGACCGGCCACACGGCCACGGAGGGGGGCCTGGAAACCGTTCTCGAAAACACCATTGTCATCGACGGATCGGGGATGAACAAAATTGTCGATATCGACCCCGCGAACATGCAGGCTACGGCGCAGTGCGGTGTCCCGCTGCAGGTTTTGGACGACTGCTTGAGGGAAAAGGGGTATACGACAGGCCACTCTCCCCAATCCAAACCCATTGCCCAGATGGGCGGACTGGTGGCAACCAGGAGCATCGGCCAGTTTTCAACCATGTACGGCGGCATCGAGGAGATGGTGGTCGGACTGGAAGCGGTTTTTCCGGACGGCGGGGTCACCCGCATTAAAAATGTTCCCAGGCGGGCGGCGGGCCCTGACATCCGCCACGTCATCATCGGCAACGAGGGGGCCCTTTGCTATATCACGGAGGTAACCGTAAAGATTTACAAGTATTTCCCTGAAAACAACCGTTTTCTCGGCTACACATTGGACAACATGAAAACCGGCTTCGACATTCTCCGGGAAGTCATGATCAACGGCTATCGGCCTTCGGTCGCCCGTCTTTACGATGTGGAGGACGGCGCCTATCACTTTTCCCACTTTGCGGCGGGTAAATGCGTCCTGATTTTCGTGGCCGAAGGCGTAAAACCGCTGGCCGATGCAACCGCTGCCGCCATCGAGGAGATCGTGGCCGGCTACGACGAATGCAAACCGGTGGCGGGCAAGCTGATCGAGCGGTGGTTCGCCCACCTCAACTGGGATCCTGCCGACCTTGCCCGGGAAAAGACCGAGATCATCGAAACCAAGAACATCTGCAACACCACCGAAATTTCCGGAAACTGGAGCATCATCAACGACATCTACGAGGTGTGCATGGAGCGGGTGAAAAACGAGATTCCCGATCTGACGCTGCTCGGGGCCCACTCCTCCCACAGCTACCTAAACGGCACCAACCTCTATTTTGTCTACTTCTACAACGTCGTGGACTGCCGGCCGGAAGAGGAGCTCACCAAGTACCACCTTCCCATCAAAAAGATCATCGTCGAAGAGACCATCAAGGCCGGAGGCTCCATGTGCCACCATCACGGGGTGGGCAAGCACCGCACCCCCTGGATCGAAAAGGAGTACGGTTCGTCCTATTACATCTTGAAAACCCTGAAGAAGGCATTCGACCCGCACGGAATCATGAACCCGGGGACCATTGTTCCCGTAACGGATAGGTGA
- a CDS encoding ABC transporter substrate-binding protein, which yields MDNGNGITRRQFNTLLLAGGALGAAGMLPLPKALAAAPQKGGVFRLGMAGASTAESLDPATYGTGVINAFMVGAIGNCLTEIDHNGAVVPELAESWEASADAGVWTFRLRKDVTFHNGKSMDADDVIASINHHRGENTKSAGKTLLKGVKDIRKLDNHTVVFELAEGNADFPYVVSEYFFIIFPAKDGKIDWQSGVATGGYKLSAFEPGVRYVGERNPNYWKEGRANFDRVELVPLSDQAARTNALLTGKADCIGSVDLSTVHLLEKKPDIEVNAVTGTQHFTMPMFTDVAPFDDVNVRLALKYAINRQQMVDILLAGFGQVGNDSPITPANRYFNTEMKQRVYDPDKARHHLKKAGMDKLSVKLHAADAAFAKAVDAAVLFSESAGKAGIDIKVVREPNDGYWSNVWLKKPFCTCYWNGRPTEDLMFTSAYAADSPWNDAHWKNERFNTLLVQARTELDSERRRAMYWEMQEIVRDDGGTIIPVYAQYVFANRKTVAHGPLAANRSVDGWKAMERWWHVG from the coding sequence ATGGATAATGGCAATGGAATCACCCGTCGTCAGTTCAACACCCTGCTGTTGGCCGGCGGTGCCCTGGGAGCCGCCGGCATGCTGCCGCTTCCCAAGGCCCTAGCGGCCGCACCCCAAAAGGGCGGTGTCTTCCGCCTTGGCATGGCCGGGGCCAGCACGGCCGAATCCCTGGACCCCGCCACCTACGGAACAGGAGTCATCAACGCTTTCATGGTGGGGGCCATCGGCAACTGCCTGACCGAAATCGATCACAACGGTGCCGTCGTGCCGGAACTGGCCGAATCATGGGAAGCCAGTGCCGATGCCGGCGTCTGGACCTTCCGCCTGCGCAAGGACGTCACCTTCCACAACGGGAAATCCATGGACGCGGATGATGTCATCGCCTCCATCAACCACCACCGCGGCGAAAACACCAAGTCGGCCGGAAAAACCCTGTTGAAAGGAGTAAAGGATATCCGCAAGTTGGACAACCACACCGTGGTGTTCGAACTGGCCGAGGGAAATGCCGACTTCCCCTACGTGGTATCGGAGTATTTCTTCATCATCTTTCCGGCCAAGGACGGCAAAATCGACTGGCAGTCAGGGGTCGCCACCGGCGGCTACAAATTGAGCGCATTCGAACCCGGCGTGCGCTACGTGGGCGAACGCAACCCCAACTACTGGAAAGAAGGCCGTGCCAACTTCGACAGGGTCGAACTGGTGCCGCTCAGCGACCAGGCCGCCCGGACAAACGCTCTCCTCACCGGCAAAGCGGACTGTATCGGCAGCGTCGACCTCAGCACCGTGCACCTTCTCGAGAAAAAGCCGGATATCGAGGTAAATGCCGTCACCGGCACCCAGCATTTTACAATGCCCATGTTCACCGACGTGGCCCCCTTTGACGACGTCAACGTGCGCCTGGCCCTGAAATACGCCATCAACCGCCAGCAGATGGTGGACATCCTCCTGGCAGGCTTCGGTCAGGTGGGCAATGACAGCCCCATAACACCGGCCAACCGGTACTTCAACACGGAAATGAAACAACGCGTCTACGACCCGGACAAGGCCCGTCACCACCTGAAAAAGGCCGGAATGGACAAACTGTCGGTGAAGCTCCACGCCGCCGACGCCGCTTTTGCCAAGGCCGTGGATGCCGCCGTGCTCTTCAGTGAATCCGCCGGCAAGGCCGGCATCGACATCAAGGTGGTACGCGAACCCAACGACGGCTACTGGTCCAATGTCTGGCTGAAAAAGCCCTTCTGCACCTGCTACTGGAACGGGCGGCCAACCGAGGACCTCATGTTCACCAGCGCGTATGCCGCCGACTCCCCCTGGAATGACGCCCACTGGAAAAACGAACGCTTCAATACCCTGCTGGTTCAGGCCCGCACCGAGCTTGACTCCGAGCGCCGCCGCGCCATGTACTGGGAAATGCAGGAAATCGTGCGCGACGACGGCGGCACCATCATCCCGGTCTATGCCCAGTATGTATTCGCCAACCGCAAAACCGTAGCCCACGGTCCCCTGGCCGCCAACCGCAGCGTAGACGGGTGGAAAGCCATGGAGCGCTGGTGGCATGTCGGCTGA
- a CDS encoding GNAT family N-acetyltransferase, with protein MDRYAKNRWESFLIKPEQILQKLKPGMSIFMGSGVAEPRTTMRHIMSSNSRKLEDIEIVQLLSFGDAISPQALNSKKFRLKTFYSGWMAEAAISKGQIDFIPSRFVRIPYLIKEGLVNIDAAIIQVTPPNDAGYCSLGVAVDVAREAMQKAAVTVGEISTYTPYTFGDTFVHLSEFNLLVRAEEPPIFFPRWDVEEVTDRIACNVAALIEDESCVAFFNGPFFEALGRHLNGKKDLGIHSPFFTDALMELMLSGAVTNRFKDTHRGKSLTSYAIGTEHLLEWMDHNPLIEFQPIDKVINPSTIGGNPKFVSIIPADKIDLFGRVILDLGKGGISTGPSETMDLFAGAELSSGGHAIFELSSRDDSGAPNIRVSIADHPNQFTRYESVLTIVTEFGAAHLEGLTVRERAQALIEIAHPDDRAELVEKAKNSHLLYRDQIFLAGSAHLYPSEINEVHTFKEGIDVRFRPIKPSDEEGMRRFFYRFSDKSVYSRYFHSVRTMPHSEMQKYVNVDWTRIMSIVGLSGTGKKERIIAEGRYIRIPGTEMAEVVFIVDESYQAQGIATFLYLTLVRLAKERGVKTFAAEVLFSNTAMMKVFKKGNLPLKARLESGTYHVSIPLL; from the coding sequence ATGGATCGATACGCAAAGAACCGCTGGGAGTCCTTTTTAATCAAACCGGAACAGATACTGCAAAAACTGAAACCGGGAATGAGTATTTTTATGGGCTCGGGGGTGGCTGAACCGCGCACGACCATGCGGCACATCATGTCTTCGAATTCGAGGAAATTGGAAGACATCGAAATAGTTCAGCTCCTGAGCTTCGGTGATGCCATTTCCCCGCAGGCCTTGAATTCCAAAAAATTCAGGCTGAAAACATTTTATTCGGGCTGGATGGCTGAAGCGGCTATTTCCAAGGGTCAGATCGATTTTATACCCAGCCGCTTCGTGCGCATACCCTATCTGATCAAAGAGGGACTCGTAAACATCGACGCCGCCATCATCCAGGTCACGCCGCCGAACGATGCCGGTTACTGCAGCCTGGGTGTTGCCGTGGACGTGGCCAGGGAAGCCATGCAAAAAGCCGCCGTGACCGTCGGTGAAATCAGCACCTATACCCCCTATACCTTCGGCGACACGTTCGTCCACCTGTCCGAATTCAATTTGTTGGTGCGGGCGGAAGAACCGCCGATATTCTTCCCAAGGTGGGACGTGGAGGAGGTGACCGATCGGATTGCCTGCAATGTGGCGGCCCTGATCGAGGATGAAAGTTGTGTCGCGTTTTTCAACGGCCCATTTTTCGAGGCGCTCGGTAGACATTTAAATGGCAAAAAGGATTTGGGCATCCATTCGCCTTTCTTTACGGATGCCCTCATGGAACTGATGCTGAGCGGTGCCGTCACGAATCGATTCAAAGATACACACCGCGGCAAATCCCTGACGTCCTACGCCATCGGAACGGAACATTTGCTGGAATGGATGGATCACAACCCCTTGATCGAGTTCCAACCCATAGACAAGGTGATCAACCCCTCGACCATCGGCGGCAACCCTAAGTTTGTTTCCATCATACCGGCCGATAAAATCGATTTGTTCGGGCGGGTGATCCTGGATCTGGGAAAAGGCGGGATTTCCACCGGGCCTTCCGAGACCATGGATCTTTTTGCCGGTGCCGAGCTTTCCAGCGGTGGACACGCTATATTTGAGCTGAGCAGCCGCGATGATTCCGGCGCTCCAAACATACGGGTGTCCATTGCCGACCATCCCAATCAATTTACGCGTTATGAATCGGTGTTGACAATCGTTACCGAGTTCGGCGCGGCCCATTTGGAAGGGCTTACCGTGCGTGAACGCGCCCAGGCCCTGATAGAAATTGCCCATCCGGACGACCGGGCCGAATTGGTTGAAAAGGCCAAAAACAGCCATCTTCTCTATCGGGACCAAATATTCCTGGCCGGGAGCGCCCATCTCTATCCCTCAGAAATCAATGAGGTGCATACATTCAAAGAGGGAATAGATGTTCGTTTTCGTCCCATAAAACCTTCCGATGAAGAAGGCATGCGGCGTTTTTTTTATCGCTTCTCCGACAAATCGGTTTATTCCCGTTACTTTCATTCGGTTCGGACGATGCCCCACTCGGAAATGCAAAAATACGTCAACGTAGACTGGACCAGGATTATGTCTATCGTGGGTTTGTCCGGTACGGGAAAAAAGGAGCGTATCATCGCCGAAGGGCGTTATATCAGGATTCCGGGAACCGAAATGGCCGAAGTGGTCTTTATCGTCGATGAAAGCTATCAGGCCCAGGGCATTGCCACATTTTTGTATCTAACGCTCGTCCGTCTCGCCAAAGAAAGAGGGGTAAAAACATTTGCAGCGGAAGTTCTGTTTTCCAACACAGCCATGATGAAGGTTTTCAAAAAAGGTAACCTTCCTCTGAAAGCCAGGCTGGAAAGCGGTACCTACCACGTGAGCATTCCCTTGCTTTAA
- a CDS encoding CBS domain-containing protein translates to MAATQFERGKKVVTIEKNARISEARAKMTRHNIRHLPVVDSGNRLIGMVSDRDIRSATPYPSDRKGDTPEMVAPLTIADIMVESPYHISTRHTLQDVLLLFESVKVGAFPIVDDDRKIIGIISDRDMLTGFIQLLGGGKPGCFMGVEAPANAGAVSQATRTLSDHDISITSMLVLRDWKEGRVAIFLYLLTKNIRQARQAMTGMGFELLNPMQWFLHRFQADINNDPT, encoded by the coding sequence ATGGCCGCTACGCAATTCGAACGAGGCAAAAAAGTTGTCACGATAGAAAAAAACGCCAGGATTTCCGAAGCCCGGGCCAAAATGACCCGGCACAACATCCGCCATCTTCCGGTCGTTGACAGCGGAAATCGACTGATCGGCATGGTCAGCGATCGAGATATAAGAAGTGCGACACCCTATCCTTCCGATCGCAAGGGCGATACCCCGGAAATGGTTGCACCGCTTACCATAGCTGACATAATGGTCGAGAGCCCCTACCATATTTCTACCCGGCATACCCTTCAGGATGTGCTGCTTCTTTTCGAAAGCGTCAAAGTGGGAGCGTTCCCCATCGTCGATGACGACCGTAAAATTATCGGCATCATTTCGGACCGGGACATGTTGACCGGTTTTATTCAGCTATTGGGTGGCGGGAAACCCGGCTGTTTTATGGGAGTTGAAGCCCCCGCCAATGCCGGTGCCGTCAGCCAGGCCACCAGGACCTTGAGCGATCACGACATTTCCATCACCAGCATGCTCGTCTTAAGGGATTGGAAAGAGGGACGTGTCGCCATATTTTTATATCTGCTGACCAAGAATATCCGCCAGGCCAGGCAGGCAATGACCGGCATGGGTTTTGAATTGCTCAATCCCATGCAGTGGTTTCTGCATCGTTTTCAGGCAGATATTAACAATGATCCAACCTGA
- a CDS encoding desulfoferrodoxin FeS4 iron-binding domain-containing protein, giving the protein MQEKGHVYKCKKCEKIVTILKKGEGELICCGEKMDEVTPEDARHLTFGMQAPGTP; this is encoded by the coding sequence GTGCAAGAAAAAGGTCATGTCTACAAGTGCAAAAAGTGTGAAAAAATAGTCACCATTCTCAAAAAGGGGGAGGGTGAACTGATTTGCTGTGGAGAAAAGATGGATGAGGTCACACCGGAAGACGCCCGGCACCTCACATTCGGCATGCAGGCACCCGGCACACCCTAG